The following proteins come from a genomic window of Venturia canescens isolate UGA chromosome 4, ASM1945775v1, whole genome shotgun sequence:
- the LOC122410189 gene encoding acetylcholine receptor subunit beta-like, with protein MRILKTLVLVLFSSCVLADEKCKDILSRSVLMRLEKHLFCAYDASHPPAKEGGNATRVTFGMIPRIANFDVETDNLEIHAVVYMAWSDERLSWDSAVFENTTMLYVPIWKVWSPYYEVQGRGGGDGGGSSTTQCVIQSDGDVSCLPMETYTTRCNTDFSLWPYDRQNCTFVIGSWSYTGDDIVFHESMEPPVHMDYFLMKNEWRTVVSRAAYERKPGHYWKNKTTSVLAIDFILDRVNDHTSAIYITPGTILMLLTLVTLWLDPRSVERITLACLNVILHTLCVSNLHWGLPHNGEALPNIMVYYINSFLLAFFALVSTFVLRTIQELKRSPPRWISSTATLVLRSKIGQLLLLSILDPKASAGIEFDADDTSDLVNSERKEPAWGYLSILIGWLTFIIFFFVYVVMHAILMPNAPMEPPPEAHKFMFYF; from the exons ATGAGAATCTTAAAGACCTTAGTTTTGGTGCTTTTCTCAAGCTGTGTTCTCGCCGATGAGAAATGCAAGGACATTCTGTCGCGATCCGTGCTGATGCGGCTCGAGAAACATCTTTTCTGTGCTTACGACGCGTCCCATCCTCCCGCCAAAGAAGGCGGTAATGCCACCAGAGTTACATTCGGAATGATACCGAGAATAGCCAATTTC GACGTAGAAACCGATAATCTCGAAATTCACGCAGTCGTTTACATG GCGTGGTCGGACGAACGTCTAAGTTGGGATTCCGCGGTGTTCGAAAACACCACGATGCTTTATGTCCCGATCTGGAAGGTCTGGAGCCCGTACTACGAGGTTCAGGGGCG CGGGGGCGGCGACGGTGGCGGTTCAAGTACAACACAATGCGTCATACAGTCTGACGGAGATGTGTCTTGTCTCCCGATGGAGACGTACACGACCAGATGTAACACCGATTTCTCACTTTGGCCTTACGACCGTCAGAATTGTACTTTCGTCATCGGATCATGGAGCTACACCGGCGACGatatcgtttttcacgaaagcatGGAACCGCCG GTGCACatggattattttttaatgaagaaCGAGTGGAGAACCGTCGTGTCGAGAGCTGCTTACGAGAGGAAACCAGGCCATTATTGGAAGAACAAAACGACATCGGTTCTGGCGATCGATTTCATATTGGATCGTGTCAACGATCACACGAGTGCCATTTACATAACACCTGGAACAA TATTGATGCTACTGACGTTAGTCACTTTGTGGCTTGATCCAAGATCCGTCGAACGTATAACGTTGGCTTGTTTGAATGTGATCCTCCACACTTTGTGCGTCTCGAATCTCCACTGGGGGTTGCCTCACAATGGTGAAGCTCTTCCCAACATCA TGGTTTATTACATAAACTCTTTCTTATTGGCCTTCTTCGCGCTTGTCTCTACCTTCGTATTACGGACGATTCAAGAGCTCAAGCGATCACCACCGAGATGGATTTCGTCGACGGCGACCCTCGTTTTACGCAGTAAAATCGGCCAGTTGTTGTTGCTTTCCATACTCGATCCGAAGGCGTCCGCTGGCATTGAATTCGACGCCGATGATACCAGCGATCTCGTCAACTCCGAACGGAAGGAACCGGCCTGGGGTTATTTGAGCATTTTGATCGGTTGGCTCacattcatcattttcttcttcgtctaCGTTGTTATGCACGCTATTCTCATGCCTAACGCACCGATGGAACCGCCTCCCGAGGCCCACAAATTTATGTTCTACTTCTAG